The proteins below are encoded in one region of Oncorhynchus kisutch isolate 150728-3 linkage group LG14, Okis_V2, whole genome shotgun sequence:
- the LOC109888212 gene encoding hyccin-like isoform X1: protein MLAMNQGVVEEWLSEFKTLPDSAVSSYAASLKEKGSLVPALYKVIRENYSDLLEPVCHQLFEFYRSGELWLQRFVLQFLPELLWSLLLAPSAARDPHTSGCIEALLLGIYNLEIVDKDGQSKILSFTVPSLSKPSVYHEPSHIGSLALTEGALANHGLSRVVYSGPHLQRETFTAQNRFEVLTFLLLSYNASLSYMSSSSLQSLCQLSSRVCICGFPRQHLRRYKGISSRLTVTSEFLVQLVTGIHYALCNGEMDLGSKALDDVLYRAQLELFPEALLVGNAIKSSQQCAALKSGASKEGTRIIQVEMTPTSSRISRNAVTSLSIRGHRWKRHDAVDLGSPDELMDISEVDEGVWPKRGSGPDYLTPPTITISNSITPGVGGTKTGSRKWHLGGRSHKEKETCTPGGQALIENLDLSIKRLTLTSSQSVPKGPSHSALSSLSRTASTVFSRSFEGNNTGGNRGNPEAGRYSCSGSLQEEELGYISPSHTQRSPSIRVHFRSDL from the exons ATGTTGGCTATGAACCAAGGAGTGGTGGAGGAATGGCTGTCGGAGTTTAAG ACCCTTCCTGACAGTGCAGTGTCCAGCTACGCAGCATCTCTGAAGGAGAAAGGCTCCCTGGTCCCAGCGCTCTACAAAGTCATCAGAGAGAACTACAGTGAT cTGTTGGAACCCGTGTGTCACCAGCTGTTTGAGTTCTACCGTAGCGGGGAGCTTTGGCTACAGCGGTTTGTGCTCCAGTTCCTCCCTGAGCTGCTCTGGTCCCTCCTCCTGGCTCCATCTGCAGCCAGGGACCCACACACCTCAGGCTGTATAGAGGCCCTGCTACTGGGGATATACAACCTG GAGATCGTAGATAAGGATGGACAGAGTAAAATCCTCTCTTTcactgtcccctccctctccaaaCCCTCAGTCTACCACGAG CCCTCCCACATTGGCTCCCTGGCGTTGACTGAAGGGGCTTTAGCCAATCACGGGCTGAGTAGAGTGGTGTACAGCGggcctcacctacagagagaaacCTTCACTGCTCAGAACAG gttcgAGGTGCTCACCTTCCTGCTGCTGAGTTACAATGCGTCCCTCAGTTacatgtcctcctcctctctgcagtCCCTCTGCCAGCTCAGCTCCAG GGTATGTATCTGTGGTTTCCCACGACAACACTTGAGGAGGTATAAAGGTATCAGCTCTCGTCTGACCGTCACCTCTGAGTTCCTGGTTCAACTCGTCACTGGGATACACTACGCact GTGTAATGGGGAGATGGACCTGGGTTCCAAGGCGCTGGATGATGTTCTGTACCGAGCTCAGCTAGAATTGTTCCCTGAAGCTCTACTG GTGGGTAATGCCATCAAGTCCTCTCAACAGTGTGCAGCGCTAAAGTCTGGCGCTAGTAAAGAAGGAACTCGCATCATTCAGGTGGAGATGACTCCTACTTCCTCTAG GATCTCACGGAACGCAGTCACATCACTCTCTATCAGAGGACATCGCTGGAAACGACATG ATGCAGTGGATTTGGGTTCCCCGGACGAGTTGATGGATATCTCGgaagtggatgaaggggtgtggCCTAAAAGAGGGTCCGGCCCGGACTACCTGACTCCGCCCACCATCACTATCAGCAACAGTATCACCCCTGGGGTGGGAGGGACCAAGACAGGAAGCAGGAAGTGGCATTTAGGTGGACGGTCGCATAAGGAGAAGGAGACTTGTACTCCAGGGGGGCAGGCTTTGATCGAGAACCTGGATCTGTCAATCAAACGTCTGACGCTGACGTCCAGCCAATCGGTGCCCAAGGGGCCGAGCCATAGCGCTCTGAGCAGCCTATCACGTACAGCCAGCACCGTGTTCTCCCGCTCCTTCGAAGGAAACAACACTGGAGGTAATCGTGGTAACCCAGAGGCTGGCCGCTATTCATGCAGTGGCAGTCTACAGGAGGAGGAGCTAGGCTATATAAGCCCCTCCCACACCCAGCGCTCGCCAAGCATCAGGGTGCACTTTAGGAGTGACCTGTGA
- the LOC109880070 gene encoding interleukin-6 isoform X2, with the protein MDLSLLSALVVLVKGNPVPSALSELMNSGWTSGEELGTDGETGAPPKWEKMIKMLVHEVTTLRNQQFVEEFQKPVEEISSFSQHQVPSTPPHLSKTLCSTSNKEACLQEISRGLQVYQLLLQHVKAEYPQSTLLPSVTHQTTVLIGLVKDQMKVAEVVEDLSASERKRVLGEVSTGTEWERKTSVHAILRELRNFLVDTKRALRRMAKRGKDFQ; encoded by the exons ATGG ATCTCTCACTCCTCTCGGCGCTCGTGGTGTTAGTTAAGGGGAATCCAGTGCCCAGCGCGCTCTCTGAGCTCATGAACTCCGGATGGACCTCAGGAGAGGAGCTCGGGACAGACGGTGAAACGGGCGCGCCCCCGAAGTGGGAGAAAATGATCAAGATGCTCGTTCACGAGGTAACCACCTTGCGGAACCAACAG TTTGTGGAGGAGTTTCAGAAGCCCGTGGAAGAGATTTCATCGTTCTCACAGCACCAGGTCCCATCcacccccccacacctctccaaGACTCTTTGCTCCACCTCCAACAAG GAGGCATGTCTGCAGGAGATCAGTCGGGGTCTGCAAGTGTACCAGCTTCTTCTTCAGCATGTTAAGGCTGAATACCCTCAATCAACCCTACTCCCCTCTGTCACACACCAGACCACTGTCCTGATAGGGCTGGTCAAAGACCAG ATGAAGGTTGCTGAGGTAGTAGAGGACCTGTCTGCCAGTGAGAGGAAGCGTGTTCTGGGTGAGGTGTCTACGGGGACAGAGTGGGAGAGGAAGACCAGCGTTCACGCCATCCTTAGGGAACTACGTAACTTCCTGGTTGACACCAAGAGAGCCCTCCGCCGCATGGCAAAGAGGGGCAAAGACTTCCAGTAA
- the LOC109888212 gene encoding hyccin-like isoform X2, which translates to MLAMNQGVVEEWLSEFKTLPDSAVSSYAASLKEKGSLVPALYKVIRENYSDLLEPVCHQLFEFYRSGELWLQRFVLQFLPELLWSLLLAPSAARDPHTSGCIEALLLGIYNLEIVDKDGQSKILSFTVPSLSKPSVYHEPSHIGSLALTEGALANHGLSRVVYSGPHLQRETFTAQNRFEVLTFLLLSYNASLSYMSSSSLQSLCQLSSRVCICGFPRQHLRRYKGISSRLTVTSEFLVQLVTGIHYALCNGEMDLGSKALDDVLYRAQLELFPEALLVGNAIKSSQQCAALKSGASKEGTRIIQVEMTPTSSRISRNAVTSLSIRGHRWKRHESQEVSVDSDLAAPGGQGSSVPEISVTMPNGDSLRPRDPRPLTQPEPEPLGSASEVSLTHDLSLRGQEVRRQKSVRRLVDEGSGPASAGRAQY; encoded by the exons ATGTTGGCTATGAACCAAGGAGTGGTGGAGGAATGGCTGTCGGAGTTTAAG ACCCTTCCTGACAGTGCAGTGTCCAGCTACGCAGCATCTCTGAAGGAGAAAGGCTCCCTGGTCCCAGCGCTCTACAAAGTCATCAGAGAGAACTACAGTGAT cTGTTGGAACCCGTGTGTCACCAGCTGTTTGAGTTCTACCGTAGCGGGGAGCTTTGGCTACAGCGGTTTGTGCTCCAGTTCCTCCCTGAGCTGCTCTGGTCCCTCCTCCTGGCTCCATCTGCAGCCAGGGACCCACACACCTCAGGCTGTATAGAGGCCCTGCTACTGGGGATATACAACCTG GAGATCGTAGATAAGGATGGACAGAGTAAAATCCTCTCTTTcactgtcccctccctctccaaaCCCTCAGTCTACCACGAG CCCTCCCACATTGGCTCCCTGGCGTTGACTGAAGGGGCTTTAGCCAATCACGGGCTGAGTAGAGTGGTGTACAGCGggcctcacctacagagagaaacCTTCACTGCTCAGAACAG gttcgAGGTGCTCACCTTCCTGCTGCTGAGTTACAATGCGTCCCTCAGTTacatgtcctcctcctctctgcagtCCCTCTGCCAGCTCAGCTCCAG GGTATGTATCTGTGGTTTCCCACGACAACACTTGAGGAGGTATAAAGGTATCAGCTCTCGTCTGACCGTCACCTCTGAGTTCCTGGTTCAACTCGTCACTGGGATACACTACGCact GTGTAATGGGGAGATGGACCTGGGTTCCAAGGCGCTGGATGATGTTCTGTACCGAGCTCAGCTAGAATTGTTCCCTGAAGCTCTACTG GTGGGTAATGCCATCAAGTCCTCTCAACAGTGTGCAGCGCTAAAGTCTGGCGCTAGTAAAGAAGGAACTCGCATCATTCAGGTGGAGATGACTCCTACTTCCTCTAG GATCTCACGGAACGCAGTCACATCACTCTCTATCAGAGGACATCGCTGGAAACGACATG AGTCCCAGGAGGTCAGTGTAGACAGTGACCTGGCGGCCCCTGGAGGTCAAGGGTCATCCGTCCCAGAGATCAGTGTGACGATGCCCAATGGAGACTCTCTGCGACCCCGTGACCCCCGACCATTAACCCAGCCCGAGCCGGAGCCGCTGGGGTCAGCCTCAGAGGTCAGCCTCACCCACGACCTCAGTCTTAGAGGTCAAGAGGTCAGGAGGCAGAAGTCTGTGAGGCGATTGGTGGATGAGGGTTCTGGGCCCGCCTCCGCAGGGAGGGCCCAGTACTAA
- the LOC109880070 gene encoding interleukin-6 isoform X1, with protein sequence MNSSTRYLSLLSALVVLVKGNPVPSALSELMNSGWTSGEELGTDGETGAPPKWEKMIKMLVHEVTTLRNQQFVEEFQKPVEEISSFSQHQVPSTPPHLSKTLCSTSNKEACLQEISRGLQVYQLLLQHVKAEYPQSTLLPSVTHQTTVLIGLVKDQMKVAEVVEDLSASERKRVLGEVSTGTEWERKTSVHAILRELRNFLVDTKRALRRMAKRGKDFQ encoded by the exons ATGAATTCTTCTACACGCT ATCTCTCACTCCTCTCGGCGCTCGTGGTGTTAGTTAAGGGGAATCCAGTGCCCAGCGCGCTCTCTGAGCTCATGAACTCCGGATGGACCTCAGGAGAGGAGCTCGGGACAGACGGTGAAACGGGCGCGCCCCCGAAGTGGGAGAAAATGATCAAGATGCTCGTTCACGAGGTAACCACCTTGCGGAACCAACAG TTTGTGGAGGAGTTTCAGAAGCCCGTGGAAGAGATTTCATCGTTCTCACAGCACCAGGTCCCATCcacccccccacacctctccaaGACTCTTTGCTCCACCTCCAACAAG GAGGCATGTCTGCAGGAGATCAGTCGGGGTCTGCAAGTGTACCAGCTTCTTCTTCAGCATGTTAAGGCTGAATACCCTCAATCAACCCTACTCCCCTCTGTCACACACCAGACCACTGTCCTGATAGGGCTGGTCAAAGACCAG ATGAAGGTTGCTGAGGTAGTAGAGGACCTGTCTGCCAGTGAGAGGAAGCGTGTTCTGGGTGAGGTGTCTACGGGGACAGAGTGGGAGAGGAAGACCAGCGTTCACGCCATCCTTAGGGAACTACGTAACTTCCTGGTTGACACCAAGAGAGCCCTCCGCCGCATGGCAAAGAGGGGCAAAGACTTCCAGTAA